The sequence AGAAAGTCTGCAAGGACCCCGACTCGTTCGCGTACGCTTTGCTGGTGAGTTTACGCAGCTCTATAGCGGAGATGAATGGCGTTGAATCCTCTGTTTTGACGAGACAGACTTGTAACCTGCTAGTGGCCAATATGTGTATGATTTCAAAGGTTTCAGATTTGGTCTCCTCGGCGGTTGAAACTGTCGCCCATTTGTTAGGCCCGAGGTGGAGATCGAACTTAGTAGAGGGTCTTGTGTCATAACCACCATGGA is a genomic window of Brassica oleracea var. oleracea cultivar TO1000 unplaced genomic scaffold, BOL UnpScaffold13791, whole genome shotgun sequence containing:
- the LOC106322298 gene encoding probable LRR receptor-like serine/threonine-protein kinase At1g51880 (The sequence of the model RefSeq protein was modified relative to this genomic sequence to represent the inferred CDS: added 80 bases not found in genome assembly) — its product is MGTSFLEKATNITYSSDAPYIDTGIGRSIKSSYQSKSEQQTWYLRSFPQSSRSCYTFNLTTGDKYLIRAIFFHGGYDTRPSTKFDLHLGPNKWATVSTAEETKSETFEIIHILATSRLQVCLVKTEDSTPFISAIELRKLTSKAYANESG